The genomic segment AGATCGTATCTCACCAATTTTGAATGCATTAGTTGATGTTGAAAATTTACCATGTTGTGGTGATATTCGTATTGAAACACCTGATACGAATGAAGCAAAAGAATTATTGAAATTCTGTCGTAAATTTACAGTACCAATGCGTATCGCATTACGTGGTAAAGAGATGCTAACACCAAGAGATTCAGATCGAATCCCTGTTATGCATATTTGCTTTATTGCACCGGGTCACTGTTATGTAGGTTATTCTTACACCAACAATAATTCAACGTTCTTTATGGGGATCCCGCGCCTAAAGTTCCCTTCAGATTCACCAAGCCGTTCTACATTGAAATTGGAAGAAGCATTTCATGTATTCATTCCGAGAGATGAGTGGGATGACCGTTTGGCTTCTGGTATGTGGGCTGTTGACTTAGGTGCTTGTCCAGGTGGTTGGACTTACCAATTAGTTAAGCGTTCTATGTTTGTTCATGCGATTGATAATGGCATGATGGCACAAAGCTTAATGGATACAGGTCAAGTTAAGCACCACATGGTTGATGGCTTTAAGTTTGAACCACAACGAAAGAACGTAACGTGGATCGTGTGTGACATGATTGAAAAGCCTGCACGAGTTGCACACCTTATGGGTGAATGGTTAATTAAAGGTTGGGCTAAAGAAGCTCTATTTAACCTTAAATTACCGATGAAAGGCCGTTACGATGAAGTACTTCAAGATATTGAAAACTTAAAAGAGTTTTTGAAGAAGAATAACTTCCAATACAAGCTTCAAGCAAAGCACTTGTATCATGACCGTGAAGAAATCACAGTTCATATCCAAGCGATTTCTAATATTTCTCCTCACTAATATTGGTGTAATACCAATTATTGAGAGATAAAAA from the Aliivibrio wodanis genome contains:
- the rlmM gene encoding Ribosomal RNA large subunit methyltransferase M; its protein translation is MKQVMFYCRSGFEKECAGEIQDKATQLEVFGFPRLKNNTGYVLFECYQEGDADKLIREIKFNELIFARQMFAVATELSDLPSEDRISPILNALVDVENLPCCGDIRIETPDTNEAKELLKFCRKFTVPMRIALRGKEMLTPRDSDRIPVMHICFIAPGHCYVGYSYTNNNSTFFMGIPRLKFPSDSPSRSTLKLEEAFHVFIPRDEWDDRLASGMWAVDLGACPGGWTYQLVKRSMFVHAIDNGMMAQSLMDTGQVKHHMVDGFKFEPQRKNVTWIVCDMIEKPARVAHLMGEWLIKGWAKEALFNLKLPMKGRYDEVLQDIENLKEFLKKNNFQYKLQAKHLYHDREEITVHIQAISNISPH